From the genome of Sphingopyxis sp. DBS4:
GCGTCGAACGGATCACGTCGGACGCTTCGGGTGGCGGCAGGACGGACAATGCGGTGATCGGCGTCCCCGGCACGCTCGCGACCGGGGGCGCGCTTTTCACGCATCCCGCAAGCAGCGCGGCCGTTGCGGCACACAAGAGAATATTTTTCATAGAAAAACTGTCAAACCCCGTAATCGACGGCGAAAAAGGCTATAGTGGATCGGCTTTTGCCCGCAAGCCTATTCCCGCCGGGCCGTGGCGGGCGCGGGACATACGAAAAGTACCAGCAGCATGATCACCATCGCCTGCAGTGAGGGCGTCCGCAGCGGATAGTCGACGAGGCTGGCCGCCGCCAGAAGACCCGCCACCGCCAGCACTGGCAGGCGATAGTCGCCGCGATGCCCTTTGACCAGCCGCGTGAAGCCCGCCCAGGCGGCCGCGCGGCCGAACCATATCAGCCCTGCCGCAACGATCAGTGCGAATGGCAAGCCGCCGGTAATTAGCGCTTCCATCCAATCATTATGGGCGTGGTTGAAATAGGCGGGCTGTAACAGGGCATCGACTTCAAATATTTTGTAAACATCCGGAAACGATCCGAATCCTGCGCCCACACCCCAATATGTTTCGGTCATCTGCCAGACGGTAGGCCAGGCAAGAACACGAAGATCCTCCGCGGCCCGGTTGTCGGCGAGCCGGCTAAGCGACGTCGTGCGACCGGCCAAGAATAGAATCGTCGCCAGAAGCGCGGCAATCAACACCGGCGGCGTGTAGACCAGCCATTGCGTTCCAAAAGACGCACTGCCGGACACAACTCTGCGACGCGGCGTAGCAACGGGCCGACCGCGCCATGCCGACAGGATCATCGCATAACCGATCAAGAACGCCACACCGCCGGCAACCAGCCCGGCACGCGAGCCGATCAGCATGGTCATCGTCACGCACAGGATCGCAGCAGCGGCTAAGCCAAGCTGGATCATCGGATTCTGCTGCCGCCGCATCAGTTCGTCGCGGAGGAGCGCCGCCGCGAAAACAACCGCACAGGCCTGAAAGACAGCGTGGTGATTACGGTTGGCGAACAGACCGACCATCGAATTGTAGTTTGTAATTCTGTATAAGAAAGCAGCGCTTCCACTTCCAGAGACGATCTGCAGCAGTCCGAGCAGACTGCTCGCGACGGCGATGATGACCAGCGCTTGCATCACCCGCGCCATGTCTTCAGCGCCTAGACGGGCGGCGACCAGCAGCGCCGCAAGCGGCACCGTCATCGCGAGGAGGCTGTTCCACGTATCCGAGGGCGTCAGTGAAATCGGCCGCCAGAGCTCCGGCTGTCCAAGCAGCCGATCGATCATGACGATCGTTTCGCGGCCGGGCAGCGCGTGCCAGATCGAGGGAGCGAGCGGAATGAGCTGAATGGCGATCCACGTGGTCAGGACAAGCAGAATCGCGAGCGGTGCGAGGATGCGGCGCCAGTCGTCGCGCGTCATACCTGTAATCGCCCAGCAGGCGAACAGCACCGATACGCCGCGCAGGATCGGCAGTGACGCGATGTCGCTCCGCGATCCGCCGCCGGTCAAGAACACGAACAGCAAAAACAGAATGGCTATCCAGCCTTGCATATCGGGCGAACTGGAGCCTTTCGGACGCGACGCGCCTGTCGTTCTTCTGCTCATATTTTCACTATTCTGGCATCGGATGCATGGAAAACAGGGCCCTAGACCGTATCGGCGCCGGCGAATAGACCGTCCGGCGAGGAGTGGCAAGGTTCGGCAGGCCGAACCCGAGGTCAGGCCGCATTCGCCCTCGCCTCGCTTTCGCGTGCGAAGAGAAACCAGCGCCGGCTCCCTTCGAGTCCGATTCCGGCAAGGACACCGCTGCGGAACGCGCCGACGTCGATGCCGATGCGATTGGCTTGCTCGTCGGGCGCAGCGGTGATGCTGTGACCATGGACGATGACCTTGCCATGATCGCCGAGATCGTCGAGAAATTCGTCGCGGATCCAGCGCAGATCGGAAAGCGCCTGCTTTTCGAGCGGAACGCCGGGGCGCACCCCTGCGTGGACGAAAGCATAGTCGCCGATTTCGACCATATCCTCGCCGCCGCCGAGGAACGCGACATGATCCGGCGGCACCAATGCGGGCAGCCGCTCGGCCACTTCCTCGAAACTCGCCTTTTCGAAATCCTGATCGTCGCGCCAATAGCTGCGGATCGTGGCGTCGCCGCCGATCCGCATGAAATAGCGGACGCGGCGCACATCGCCAGTCAGCGCCGCGAGAAAACATTCCTCGTGATTGCCAATCAGCAGCCGGACGTCGGGAAACTCGTCATGAAGCCGCATCGCGCGCTCCACCACCTCAGCAGACGACGGGCCACGGTCAACCAGATCGCCCAGCAGAATCAGGGTCATGTCGGCCGACCCACGCGCGGCATGATCGGCACGGATCAGATCAAGCATCTCGGCAAACAGATCGTCGCGCCCGTGGATGTCGCCGATGGCGTAGATA
Proteins encoded in this window:
- a CDS encoding O-antigen ligase; the encoded protein is MQGWIAILFLLFVFLTGGGSRSDIASLPILRGVSVLFACWAITGMTRDDWRRILAPLAILLVLTTWIAIQLIPLAPSIWHALPGRETIVMIDRLLGQPELWRPISLTPSDTWNSLLAMTVPLAALLVAARLGAEDMARVMQALVIIAVASSLLGLLQIVSGSGSAAFLYRITNYNSMVGLFANRNHHAVFQACAVVFAAALLRDELMRRQQNPMIQLGLAAAAILCVTMTMLIGSRAGLVAGGVAFLIGYAMILSAWRGRPVATPRRRVVSGSASFGTQWLVYTPPVLIAALLATILFLAGRTTSLSRLADNRAAEDLRVLAWPTVWQMTETYWGVGAGFGSFPDVYKIFEVDALLQPAYFNHAHNDWMEALITGGLPFALIVAAGLIWFGRAAAWAGFTRLVKGHRGDYRLPVLAVAGLLAAASLVDYPLRTPSLQAMVIMLLVLFVCPAPATARRE
- a CDS encoding metallophosphoesterase, which codes for MIRADHAARGSADMTLILLGDLVDRGPSSAEVVERAMRLHDEFPDVRLLIGNHEECFLAALTGDVRRVRYFMRIGGDATIRSYWRDDQDFEKASFEEVAERLPALVPPDHVAFLGGGEDMVEIGDYAFVHAGVRPGVPLEKQALSDLRWIRDEFLDDLGDHGKVIVHGHSITAAPDEQANRIGIDVGAFRSGVLAGIGLEGSRRWFLFARESEARANAA